A genomic region of Rhizobium sp. NXC24 contains the following coding sequences:
- a CDS encoding DoxX family protein, whose amino-acid sequence MALSDRLNQYQPYALAALRIMTGLLFMEHGTQKLLAFPAGGHFDGPLPTLILIQGILEAVGGLAIVLGLFTRIVAFILSGNMAVAYFMAHMPRNFFPVNNEGDAAILYCFVFLLLVFAGPGLLAIDGRRK is encoded by the coding sequence ATGGCACTTTCCGATCGACTGAATCAATATCAGCCTTACGCCCTGGCGGCGCTGCGCATCATGACCGGTCTACTGTTTATGGAGCACGGCACGCAGAAGCTTTTGGCTTTTCCGGCCGGCGGTCATTTCGATGGTCCGCTGCCGACCCTGATCTTGATCCAGGGCATTCTGGAAGCTGTCGGCGGCCTGGCGATTGTTCTCGGCCTGTTTACGCGGATTGTTGCTTTCATCCTTAGCGGCAACATGGCGGTCGCCTATTTCATGGCGCACATGCCGAGGAATTTTTTCCCGGTCAACAATGAAGGCGATGCGGCCATCCTGTACTGCTTTGTCTTCCTGCTGTTGGTTTTCGCAGGCCCAGGCCTCCTGGCCATCGACGGTCGCAGGAAATAA
- a CDS encoding acyl-CoA carboxylase subunit beta translates to MKEILQELERRREIARLGGGQARIDAQHARGKLTARERIEIFLDEGSFEEFDMFVEHRSIDFGMDKTKIAGDGVVTGWGTVNGRTVFLFAKDFTVFGGSLSEAHAEKIMKVQDMALKNRAPIIGIYDAGGARIQEGVAALGGYAEVFQRNVLSSGVIPQISIIMGPCAGGDVYSPAMTDFIFMVRDTSYMFVTGPDVVKTVTNETVTAEQLGGASVHTTKSSIADAAYDNDIDTLLQVRRLIDFLPQSNTADLPEIECYQSVTDPDSSLDTLIPANANKPYDIKELILKVADEGDFFEIQASFAKNIVCGFGRIEGATVGFVANQPMVLAGVLDSDASRKAARFVRFCDCFNIPLVTFVDVPGFLPGTAQEYGGLIKHGAKLLFAYAEATVPKLTVITRKAFGGAYDVMASKHLRGDLNYAWPTAQIAVMGAKGAVEIIFRKDIAHPEKIAAHTKMYEDRFLSPFVAAERGYIDEVIMPHSTRRRLAQGLRMLRNKDLTNPWKKHDNIPL, encoded by the coding sequence ATGAAAGAGATCCTGCAGGAACTGGAACGTCGCCGGGAGATCGCGAGGCTCGGAGGCGGGCAGGCGCGTATCGATGCGCAGCATGCGCGCGGCAAGCTGACCGCGCGCGAGCGCATCGAAATCTTCCTCGATGAAGGCTCCTTCGAGGAATTCGACATGTTCGTCGAACACCGCTCGATCGATTTCGGCATGGACAAGACCAAGATCGCCGGCGACGGCGTGGTCACTGGCTGGGGCACGGTCAACGGCCGCACGGTCTTTCTTTTTGCCAAGGATTTCACGGTCTTCGGCGGCTCGCTTTCAGAAGCGCATGCAGAGAAGATCATGAAGGTTCAGGATATGGCGCTGAAAAACCGCGCCCCCATCATCGGCATCTATGATGCCGGCGGCGCGCGCATCCAGGAAGGCGTGGCGGCGCTTGGCGGCTATGCCGAGGTATTCCAGCGCAACGTGCTCTCTTCCGGCGTTATTCCACAGATCTCGATCATCATGGGTCCCTGCGCCGGCGGCGACGTCTATTCGCCGGCTATGACCGATTTCATCTTCATGGTGCGCGACACGTCCTACATGTTCGTCACCGGCCCGGACGTGGTGAAGACTGTCACCAACGAAACGGTGACGGCGGAGCAGCTTGGCGGTGCCTCGGTGCATACGACGAAATCCTCGATCGCCGATGCCGCCTACGACAACGACATCGATACGCTGCTGCAGGTGCGCCGGCTCATCGATTTCCTGCCTCAGTCGAATACCGCTGATCTCCCGGAGATCGAGTGCTATCAATCGGTCACCGATCCCGATTCCTCGCTCGACACGCTAATCCCGGCCAATGCCAACAAGCCCTACGACATCAAGGAGCTGATCCTGAAGGTGGCGGACGAGGGCGATTTCTTCGAAATTCAGGCAAGCTTTGCCAAGAACATCGTCTGTGGCTTCGGCCGCATCGAGGGCGCGACGGTCGGCTTCGTCGCCAATCAGCCGATGGTGCTCGCGGGCGTGCTCGACAGCGACGCCTCACGCAAGGCGGCGCGTTTCGTGCGCTTCTGCGATTGCTTCAATATTCCGCTCGTCACCTTTGTCGACGTACCGGGCTTTCTGCCGGGAACCGCGCAGGAATATGGCGGGTTGATCAAGCATGGCGCCAAGCTGCTCTTTGCCTATGCGGAAGCTACCGTGCCGAAACTCACTGTCATCACTCGCAAAGCCTTCGGCGGCGCCTACGACGTCATGGCGTCGAAACATCTGCGCGGTGACCTGAACTATGCTTGGCCGACCGCGCAGATCGCCGTCATGGGTGCCAAGGGCGCGGTCGAGATCATTTTCCGCAAGGATATCGCCCATCCTGAGAAGATCGCGGCGCATACGAAGATGTATGAGGATCGCTTCCTGTCTCCTTTCGTCGCGGCCGAGCGCGGTTATATTGACGAAGTGATCATGCCGCACTCTACCCGGCGGCGGCTGGCACAGGGGCTCAGGATGCTGCGCAATAAGGATCTGACCAATCCCTGGAAAAAGCACGACAATATTCCGCTTTGA